In Saccharomonospora marina XMU15, one genomic interval encodes:
- a CDS encoding sensor histidine kinase, with protein sequence MTAISELGAGEFSHQALLYHDDSSYLAGVVPFVLEGLAAGKPVAVAVPGPKLDRIEAALGPAARDVRLLDMAEVGRNPGRIIPSVLHDFADAHQGRVRVLGEPIWPERSSAEYPACVQHEALINASFAGSAVTILCPYDTSRLSEQALADAHATHPVIADESGTRASEGYAPDEAFSRYNLPLTAPPDAEEFSFDLGSLTKARHVAVARGAALGLSQDRLDDFALAVAELCANSVQHGGGSGVLRVWREHGDVIAEVSDRGYLSDPLAGRRPASPRQLGGRGLLLVHRVVDLVRTHSTPEGTTTRIYLRG encoded by the coding sequence GTGACAGCAATCAGCGAGCTGGGTGCGGGCGAGTTCTCGCATCAGGCGCTGCTTTATCACGACGACTCCAGTTATCTGGCAGGTGTCGTGCCGTTCGTGCTCGAGGGACTCGCCGCGGGGAAGCCGGTTGCCGTCGCGGTGCCCGGGCCGAAGCTCGACCGCATCGAGGCCGCGCTGGGTCCGGCGGCCCGGGACGTCCGGTTACTGGACATGGCCGAGGTCGGCCGCAATCCCGGTCGCATCATCCCTTCCGTTTTGCATGACTTCGCCGACGCTCACCAGGGCAGAGTCCGAGTTCTCGGTGAGCCGATCTGGCCGGAGCGCTCGAGTGCGGAGTACCCGGCTTGTGTCCAGCACGAAGCGTTGATCAACGCGTCCTTCGCGGGGTCGGCGGTGACCATTCTGTGCCCCTACGACACCTCCCGGCTGTCCGAACAGGCACTCGCCGATGCGCACGCCACCCATCCGGTGATCGCGGACGAGTCGGGCACGCGAGCCAGCGAGGGATATGCCCCCGATGAGGCGTTTTCGCGATACAACCTGCCGCTGACAGCCCCGCCGGACGCCGAGGAGTTCTCCTTCGACCTCGGCAGCCTCACCAAGGCTCGGCACGTCGCCGTCGCACGTGGCGCCGCGCTCGGCCTCAGCCAGGACCGGCTGGACGACTTCGCGCTCGCTGTGGCGGAGTTGTGTGCCAACAGCGTCCAGCACGGCGGCGGCTCGGGTGTGCTTCGGGTGTGGCGCGAGCACGGTGACGTCATCGCCGAGGTCTCCGACCGCGGGTACCTCAGCGACCCGCTCGCAGGCCGAAGGCCCGCGAGCCCGCGCCAGTTGGGTGGCAGGGGCCTGCTTCTCGTCCACCGGGTCGTCGACCTGGTGCGCACCCACTCCACGCCCGAGGGCACCACCACCCGGATCTACCTGCGCGGCTGA
- a CDS encoding alpha/beta hydrolase: MSAADTDEPKRYRIGRRGLLLGTLGGMAAAGVASFSAGSRSLDWALRSSITISSPLQGAGFTRLERVYSRARGREVELALTLPTRNPPAGMPISLLLHGRRGSARTAAPDGLAQCLADAVARRRVPAFGFLAVDGGDSYWHEHRPGDDPMGMLLFEVPNWLKELRLSGEGGVPFASAGISMGGFGSLLYARRRAQQRSPLGAVGVISPALLTSWQQMRKRRAFNGPRDWASMDPLRHIRDIGDVPIGVWCGTRDPFISGTRRFIRTAEPEVAVTAEGKHNGEFFSRVAPGLVAFLGRHAPRPVRQGS, translated from the coding sequence GTGTCGGCGGCGGACACCGACGAGCCGAAGCGGTACCGGATCGGAAGGCGCGGCCTGCTGCTGGGGACGCTGGGCGGTATGGCGGCCGCGGGCGTGGCGTCGTTCAGCGCGGGGTCCCGGTCGCTGGACTGGGCGTTGCGAAGCTCGATCACCATATCCTCACCGCTGCAGGGAGCCGGCTTCACCCGGCTGGAACGGGTTTACTCGCGTGCTCGCGGCCGCGAGGTCGAGTTGGCGCTGACGCTGCCTACCCGGAACCCACCGGCGGGAATGCCGATATCTCTGCTGTTGCACGGACGTCGCGGGTCGGCGCGCACGGCGGCTCCGGACGGGCTGGCCCAGTGCCTGGCCGACGCGGTGGCACGCAGGAGGGTGCCCGCGTTCGGCTTCCTCGCCGTCGACGGCGGTGACAGCTACTGGCACGAGCACCGGCCCGGCGACGACCCCATGGGCATGCTGCTGTTCGAGGTGCCCAACTGGCTGAAGGAGCTACGGCTGTCCGGCGAGGGCGGAGTCCCGTTCGCATCCGCCGGCATCTCGATGGGCGGTTTCGGCTCGTTGCTCTATGCCAGGCGCCGTGCGCAGCAGCGCAGCCCGCTGGGAGCGGTCGGCGTCATCTCCCCGGCCCTGCTGACCAGCTGGCAGCAGATGCGCAAGCGTCGCGCCTTCAACGGCCCGCGCGACTGGGCTTCGATGGATCCGCTGCGTCACATCCGGGACATCGGCGACGTGCCGATCGGCGTGTGGTGCGGCACGCGAGACCCGTTCATCTCCGGGACGCGCCGGTTCATTCGCACGGCCGAGCCTGAGGTGGCGGTCACGGCCGAGGGCAAACACAACGGGGAGTTCTTCAGCCGGGTCGCGCCCGGCCTGGTCGCCTTCCTCGGCAGGCATGCGCCGAGGCCGGTTCGCCAGGGATCCTGA
- the fdhD gene encoding formate dehydrogenase accessory sulfurtransferase FdhD, with protein sequence MGRVTVRRPVRMLTSHGVRRRPDALAAEEPLEIRVSGKPLAVTMRTPGHDVELAHGFLLSEGVIGDSEDVALARYCDSLDDQGRNTYNVLDIALADGVPPPETGVERNFYTTSSCGVCGKAALDAVKLRTRYSPSGSPFTITPNLLAELPDVLRARQRVFAATGGLHAAGLFTSEGSLLTVREDVGRHNAVDKVLGWALLERRVPLSDCGLLVSGRASFELVQKAAMAGIPMLAAVSAPSSLAVELAEENGMTLVGFLRGQSMNLYTGEKRIMEG encoded by the coding sequence ATGGGCCGAGTCACGGTACGCAGGCCGGTGCGGATGTTGACCTCGCACGGCGTGCGGCGCAGGCCGGACGCCCTCGCGGCCGAGGAGCCGCTCGAGATCAGGGTTTCAGGAAAGCCGCTCGCCGTCACCATGCGCACTCCCGGACACGACGTCGAACTCGCACACGGCTTCCTGCTCTCCGAAGGGGTGATCGGTGACAGCGAGGACGTCGCGCTCGCCCGCTACTGCGACAGCCTCGACGATCAGGGCCGCAACACCTACAACGTCCTCGACATCGCGCTCGCCGACGGCGTGCCGCCGCCCGAGACCGGGGTCGAGCGCAACTTCTACACCACCTCTTCCTGTGGCGTGTGCGGCAAGGCCGCGCTGGACGCCGTGAAACTGAGGACCAGGTATTCGCCTTCGGGCTCGCCGTTCACCATCACCCCGAACCTGCTGGCCGAACTGCCGGACGTGCTGCGCGCCCGGCAGCGAGTTTTCGCGGCCACCGGAGGGCTGCACGCGGCCGGCCTGTTCACCTCGGAGGGGTCCTTGCTGACCGTGCGGGAGGACGTCGGCAGGCACAACGCCGTGGACAAGGTGCTGGGATGGGCATTGCTGGAGCGCCGGGTCCCGCTGTCGGACTGCGGGTTGCTGGTGTCCGGCCGCGCCTCCTTCGAACTGGTGCAAAAGGCCGCCATGGCGGGTATCCCGATGCTCGCGGCGGTCTCCGCACCGTCGTCACTTGCTGTGGAACTCGCGGAGGAGAACGGGATGACGCTCGTCGGCTTCCTGCGGGGACAGAGCATGAACCTTTACACGGGCGAAAAGCGGATCATGGAAGGCTGA
- a CDS encoding L-lactate MFS transporter: MALGFLDRSHSIAPANWSRWLIPPAALSVHLAIGQVYAWSVFKPPLEETLGLSGTQSALPFQLGIVMLGLSAAFGGTLVERNGPRWAMFVAMSCFSSGFLISALGVASSQYWLVVLGYGVVGGVGLGIGYISPVSTLIKWFPDRPGMATGIAIMGFGGGALIASPWSSQMLQSFGTDNAGIATTFAVHGVVYAVFMSMGVLLVRVPAQDWRPAGWKPGNGDSGNAMVTTANVSANNALRTPQFWLLWLVLCLNVTAGIGILEKASPMIRDFFAETSVPVGAGAAAGFVALLSLTNMLGRFVWSSTSDIVGRRNIYRFYLGVGALLYLVIALTTNSSKIVFILSAMVILSFYGGGFATIPAYLKDLFGTYQVGAIHGRLLTAWSTAGVLGPLIINAIADSQEAAGKTGPALYTTSLFIMMGLLVVGFVANELVRPVDPKFHEPVEDNPPLSRKESQ; encoded by the coding sequence GTGGCACTCGGCTTCCTTGACCGTTCCCACAGCATCGCACCAGCGAACTGGAGTCGCTGGCTCATCCCACCCGCAGCGCTGTCCGTGCACCTGGCGATCGGGCAGGTCTACGCCTGGAGCGTGTTCAAACCTCCGCTCGAGGAAACACTCGGGCTGAGCGGAACGCAGAGTGCTCTACCCTTCCAGCTCGGCATCGTCATGCTGGGGCTGTCGGCGGCTTTCGGCGGGACACTGGTGGAGCGCAACGGGCCACGCTGGGCCATGTTCGTGGCGATGTCGTGCTTCTCGTCGGGCTTTCTCATCTCGGCGCTCGGCGTGGCGAGCTCGCAGTACTGGCTGGTCGTCCTCGGCTACGGGGTGGTCGGCGGGGTGGGGCTCGGGATCGGCTACATCTCGCCGGTCTCCACGCTGATCAAGTGGTTCCCCGACCGGCCGGGGATGGCCACGGGCATCGCCATCATGGGTTTCGGCGGCGGCGCGCTCATCGCGTCGCCGTGGTCGAGCCAGATGTTGCAGTCCTTCGGCACCGACAACGCGGGGATCGCCACCACGTTCGCCGTCCACGGTGTGGTCTATGCCGTTTTCATGTCGATGGGCGTACTGCTGGTGCGGGTTCCGGCGCAGGATTGGCGTCCCGCCGGGTGGAAGCCCGGAAACGGCGACAGCGGCAACGCGATGGTCACCACGGCCAACGTGTCGGCCAACAACGCGCTACGCACGCCGCAGTTCTGGCTGCTGTGGCTCGTCCTGTGCCTCAACGTCACGGCGGGGATCGGCATTCTCGAGAAGGCCTCGCCGATGATCCGCGACTTCTTCGCCGAGACCTCGGTGCCCGTCGGCGCGGGTGCTGCCGCGGGTTTCGTGGCTTTGCTTTCGCTGACCAACATGTTGGGCCGCTTTGTCTGGTCGTCTACATCGGATATTGTCGGCAGGCGCAACATCTACCGGTTCTACCTCGGTGTCGGCGCACTGTTGTACCTGGTCATCGCCTTGACGACGAACTCGTCGAAGATCGTTTTCATCCTCAGCGCGATGGTGATCCTTTCCTTCTACGGGGGCGGTTTCGCCACCATTCCCGCCTACCTTAAGGACCTGTTCGGCACCTACCAGGTCGGCGCCATCCACGGCAGGCTGCTCACCGCGTGGTCCACGGCGGGCGTGCTGGGGCCGCTGATCATCAATGCCATCGCAGACAGCCAGGAGGCTGCGGGCAAGACCGGTCCAGCGCTCTACACCACGTCGCTGTTCATCATGATGGGCCTGCTCGTCGTCGGCTTCGTGGCCAACGAACTGGTCCGGCCGGTCGATCCGAAATTCCACGAGCCGGTGGAGGACAACCCGCCGCTGTCCCGAAAGGAGTCGCAGTGA
- a CDS encoding MFS transporter small subunit codes for MSEQTTAQRRAGLLVLVWAWVGLPFAYGVYELVRKVLQLIGG; via the coding sequence GTGAGCGAGCAGACGACGGCTCAGCGCCGTGCCGGGCTACTGGTGCTGGTGTGGGCCTGGGTGGGACTGCCGTTCGCCTACGGGGTGTACGAACTCGTCCGCAAGGTATTGCAGCTGATCGGCGGTTGA
- a CDS encoding GOLPH3/VPS74 family protein codes for MLIAEDLLLLLFDDKAGKPVDGVSNLEYSLAGAVLIELAMLGRIDVTTDADEGKAGRMVIRDSTPTGEATLDDALATMSKMEGKKPKDVIGPLARGGLSRQLLDGLVQRGILRREQGRVLGLFPTTRWPAEDSRHEQRTRAELNRVLVDGHQPNERTTALVALLAGMGVTKQVVGGRDPRLVERRATEIAEGNWAGDALRRAVEEITSAVMAALFVPTIVTGAT; via the coding sequence ATGCTCATCGCCGAAGACCTGCTGCTGCTGCTGTTCGACGACAAGGCAGGAAAGCCCGTCGACGGGGTCTCGAATCTCGAGTACTCCCTGGCCGGGGCGGTACTGATCGAGTTGGCCATGCTCGGCCGCATCGATGTGACAACCGATGCCGACGAGGGCAAGGCCGGCAGAATGGTGATCCGGGACAGTACGCCCACCGGCGAGGCGACGCTGGACGACGCCCTCGCCACCATGTCCAAAATGGAGGGCAAGAAGCCGAAGGACGTCATCGGTCCGCTGGCCAGGGGCGGACTCTCGCGGCAGCTGCTGGACGGCCTCGTGCAACGGGGGATCCTGCGACGGGAGCAGGGCAGGGTGCTGGGACTCTTCCCCACCACCCGCTGGCCTGCCGAGGACTCACGACACGAGCAGCGGACAAGGGCGGAACTCAACCGCGTACTGGTCGACGGGCACCAGCCCAACGAACGCACGACGGCGCTTGTCGCATTGCTCGCGGGTATGGGGGTGACCAAGCAGGTCGTCGGTGGCAGGGACCCGCGGCTGGTCGAGCGAAGGGCCACCGAGATCGCCGAGGGCAACTGGGCGGGCGACGCGCTACGCAGGGCCGTCGAGGAGATCACCTCCGCCGTCATGGCCGCGCTGTTCGTCCCCACGATCGTCACCGGCGCGACGTAG
- a CDS encoding MFS transporter — MTTTTKPVIGARLVAPLVASAVLNPINSTMIAVALVPIGRTFDAGPAETAWLITSLYLATAIGQPIAGVLVDKWGPRRVLLGGAAAVAAAGLAGTFALSLDWLIGVRMLLGFGTCAGFPAAMAVLRRQSDATGAGVPAGVLAVLSISAQTIMVVGPTLGGALTGFFGWPAIFAVNIPLAVGAMVLAWLWLPADRPAPRARSRLDVRGVLTNGPILRTYLRQALAFLAIYTIMFGYVQWLQADRGLSEVAAGLLLLPMSAVAMGAAALSGRASGLRARLVLSVLALAGGSGLLLAVQPSSWTGILVAVAAMFGLAQGLTSVTNQTALYSQAGAGLIGTASGFFRTAQYVGAVAASALIAVCFGEHPSAAGLHRMALALLLIAVALLVVTLVDRGLRQQSRATSRR, encoded by the coding sequence ATGACCACCACGACGAAACCCGTCATCGGTGCGCGGCTGGTCGCTCCGCTGGTCGCCAGCGCGGTGCTCAACCCGATCAACTCGACGATGATCGCGGTCGCGCTGGTACCCATCGGTCGGACGTTCGACGCCGGACCCGCCGAAACGGCTTGGCTGATCACCAGCCTCTACCTCGCTACCGCGATCGGTCAGCCGATCGCGGGCGTACTGGTCGACAAGTGGGGGCCGCGCCGGGTCCTGCTCGGGGGTGCGGCCGCCGTCGCCGCGGCCGGCCTGGCAGGCACATTCGCGCTCTCCCTCGACTGGCTGATCGGGGTGCGCATGCTGCTCGGCTTCGGCACCTGCGCGGGGTTCCCCGCCGCGATGGCCGTACTTCGCAGGCAGTCCGACGCCACCGGAGCGGGTGTTCCCGCGGGAGTGCTGGCGGTGCTGTCGATCTCGGCCCAGACCATCATGGTCGTCGGCCCCACTCTCGGCGGCGCGCTGACCGGCTTCTTCGGCTGGCCCGCCATCTTCGCGGTCAACATCCCGCTGGCCGTCGGCGCCATGGTGCTGGCGTGGCTGTGGCTGCCCGCGGATCGACCCGCGCCCCGGGCGCGTTCCCGCCTCGATGTGCGTGGGGTGCTCACCAACGGCCCGATACTGCGCACCTATCTCCGCCAGGCCCTTGCCTTCCTGGCGATCTACACGATCATGTTCGGCTACGTCCAGTGGCTACAGGCCGACCGGGGGCTGTCGGAGGTTGCCGCGGGGCTGCTGCTACTGCCCATGTCGGCCGTCGCGATGGGCGCCGCCGCCCTTTCCGGGCGCGCGAGCGGGCTGCGGGCACGCCTGGTGCTGTCGGTGCTGGCACTTGCGGGCGGCTCCGGATTGCTGCTGGCGGTGCAGCCGAGTTCGTGGACCGGGATACTCGTAGCGGTGGCCGCGATGTTCGGCCTCGCGCAGGGCCTGACGAGCGTGACCAACCAGACCGCGTTGTACAGCCAGGCAGGCGCTGGACTGATCGGGACGGCCAGCGGGTTCTTCCGCACCGCCCAGTACGTCGGCGCCGTGGCCGCTTCCGCGCTGATCGCGGTGTGCTTCGGCGAGCACCCGAGCGCGGCGGGGCTGCACCGGATGGCGCTGGCGCTGCTGCTGATCGCCGTGGCCCTGCTGGTGGTCACGCTGGTCGACCGTGGCCTGCGGCAGCAGTCGCGGGCTACGTCGCGCCGGTGA
- a CDS encoding MarR family winged helix-turn-helix transcriptional regulator, with amino-acid sequence MTGVPPSVAELAGQLRGAIGQLLRRLRQVDNAGVLTPTQSAVLGRLHREGPATQAELATAEHVRQQSMSATLAALDELGYLNRSRDPDDGRRTVISLSELGTKTVLGVHQHRDEWLAAALAEDFTQQERDRLAEALPLLRRLAQR; translated from the coding sequence ATGACTGGTGTCCCTCCTTCGGTGGCCGAACTGGCCGGACAACTGCGCGGCGCGATCGGTCAGCTACTACGACGGCTTCGCCAGGTCGACAACGCGGGCGTGCTCACCCCAACCCAGTCGGCCGTGCTCGGCAGGCTGCACAGGGAAGGACCGGCCACGCAGGCCGAGTTGGCGACCGCCGAACACGTCAGGCAGCAGTCGATGTCGGCCACGCTGGCCGCACTCGACGAGCTGGGCTACCTGAACCGCAGCAGAGACCCCGACGACGGTCGCCGCACCGTGATCTCACTTTCGGAGCTGGGCACGAAGACCGTGCTCGGCGTGCACCAACACCGCGACGAGTGGCTGGCCGCGGCGCTCGCCGAGGACTTCACACAGCAGGAACGGGACCGGCTGGCCGAGGCACTGCCGCTGCTGCGCAGGCTCGCCCAGCGTTGA
- a CDS encoding valine--tRNA ligase has protein sequence MTENAAQQQTDLPSAWNPADEEAGIYQRWVAAGYFEADSASKKPPFTIVLPPPNVTGSLHMGHALNHTLMDALTRRRRMQGYEVLWLPGMDHAGIATQNVVERELANEGMSRHDLGRERFVERVWEWKAEYGGKILDQMKRLGDGVDWSRERFTMDDGLSRAVQTMFKKLYDDGLIYRAERIINWCPRCQTALSDIEVDHSDDDGELVSIRYGEGDNAIVVATTRAETMLGDTAVAVHPDDERYSHLVGTEVELPLTGRRIPIVADEHVDPEFGSGAVKVTPAHDPNDFEIGRRHGLPMPSIMDERAVITVPGPFEDMDRFEARPAVVAALREQGRILAEKRPYVHAVGHCSRCDTVVEPRLSLQWWVKVEPLARAAGEAVRDGRTLVHPPELAKRYFDWVDNMHDWTISRQLWWGHRIPVWYGPNGEMVCVGPDEEPPTGEGWQQDPDVLDTWFSSGLWPFSTMGWPQRTDDLAKFYPTSVLSTGYDILFFWVARMMMFGLYAMDGVQPFDHIYLHGLIRDASGKKMSKSRGNVIDPLDWMDRFGADATRFTLARGANPGADMALAEEWAAGSRNFCTKLWNASRFAIMNGASVEQPLPGPDQLTEADRWILGRLGTVVSEADELIEDFQFAKATNLLYHFTWDELCDWYLELAKVQLAGEQADSTRLVLGHVLDTVLRLLHPFIPFITERLWITLTGGESLVVAGWPIPAELGLPSPDPQADARIEDVQKLVTEIRRFRSDQGLKPGQRVATRLVGPGFAALADHEGAVRALARLSEAGEGFTATASLEVALSAGMVTVEVDTSGTIDVAAERKRLLKDLAAAEKELKQTEGKLGNQAFLEKAPADVVDKIRARRDTAAADIERINARLSSLPA, from the coding sequence GTGACGGAGAACGCGGCTCAGCAGCAAACCGACCTGCCCAGCGCCTGGAACCCGGCCGACGAGGAGGCCGGGATCTACCAGCGCTGGGTAGCCGCAGGCTATTTCGAGGCGGACTCGGCCTCGAAGAAGCCGCCCTTCACCATCGTGCTGCCGCCCCCCAACGTCACCGGCAGCTTGCACATGGGCCACGCCCTCAACCACACGCTGATGGACGCCCTCACCCGCCGCAGGCGTATGCAGGGATACGAGGTGCTCTGGCTGCCGGGCATGGACCATGCGGGCATCGCCACCCAGAACGTCGTCGAGCGCGAACTGGCGAACGAGGGGATGTCGCGACACGACCTGGGCAGGGAGCGCTTCGTCGAGCGGGTCTGGGAGTGGAAGGCCGAGTACGGCGGCAAGATCCTCGACCAGATGAAGCGGCTCGGTGACGGCGTCGACTGGTCGCGCGAGCGCTTCACCATGGACGACGGGCTTTCCCGCGCCGTGCAGACGATGTTCAAGAAGCTCTACGACGACGGCCTCATCTACCGTGCCGAGCGCATCATCAACTGGTGCCCGCGCTGCCAGACGGCGCTTTCCGACATCGAGGTGGATCACTCCGACGACGACGGCGAGCTTGTCTCCATCCGCTACGGCGAAGGCGACAACGCCATCGTGGTGGCCACCACCCGCGCCGAGACCATGCTCGGTGACACCGCCGTCGCCGTGCACCCCGACGACGAGCGCTACAGCCACCTCGTCGGCACCGAGGTGGAACTGCCGCTCACCGGCCGCCGTATCCCGATCGTCGCCGACGAGCACGTCGACCCCGAGTTCGGCTCCGGCGCGGTCAAGGTGACGCCCGCACACGACCCCAACGACTTCGAGATCGGCAGGCGGCACGGCCTGCCCATGCCGTCCATCATGGACGAACGGGCGGTGATCACCGTGCCGGGCCCGTTCGAGGACATGGACCGGTTCGAGGCAAGGCCCGCCGTCGTCGCGGCGCTGCGCGAGCAGGGCAGGATCCTCGCGGAGAAGCGCCCCTACGTGCACGCCGTCGGCCACTGTTCCCGCTGCGACACCGTCGTCGAGCCGAGGTTGTCGCTGCAGTGGTGGGTGAAGGTCGAGCCGCTGGCACGTGCGGCTGGCGAGGCGGTGCGGGACGGGCGCACCCTCGTGCATCCGCCGGAACTCGCCAAGCGCTATTTCGACTGGGTCGACAACATGCACGACTGGACGATCTCTCGCCAGCTGTGGTGGGGCCACCGCATCCCGGTGTGGTACGGCCCGAACGGCGAGATGGTCTGTGTCGGACCCGACGAGGAACCGCCGACAGGCGAGGGCTGGCAGCAGGACCCGGATGTGCTGGACACCTGGTTCTCCTCAGGGCTGTGGCCGTTCTCCACGATGGGCTGGCCGCAGCGTACCGACGACCTGGCCAAGTTCTATCCCACCAGTGTGCTGTCCACCGGCTACGACATCCTGTTCTTCTGGGTGGCCAGGATGATGATGTTCGGCCTGTACGCCATGGACGGGGTGCAGCCGTTCGACCACATCTACCTGCACGGCCTGATCCGCGACGCCAGTGGCAAGAAGATGTCGAAGTCGCGGGGCAACGTGATCGACCCGCTGGACTGGATGGACCGGTTCGGCGCGGACGCCACCCGATTCACGCTGGCAAGGGGAGCCAACCCCGGCGCGGACATGGCACTGGCCGAGGAATGGGCCGCCGGTTCGCGCAACTTCTGCACGAAGCTGTGGAACGCCAGCCGGTTCGCCATCATGAACGGTGCGAGCGTCGAGCAGCCGTTGCCTGGTCCGGACCAGCTCACCGAGGCCGACCGCTGGATACTGGGAAGGCTCGGCACGGTGGTTTCCGAGGCCGACGAGCTGATCGAGGACTTCCAGTTCGCCAAGGCAACCAACCTGCTCTACCACTTCACCTGGGACGAGCTGTGCGACTGGTACCTGGAGTTGGCCAAGGTGCAGCTCGCGGGCGAGCAGGCGGACTCGACAAGGCTCGTGCTCGGGCACGTGTTGGACACCGTGCTGCGGCTGCTGCACCCGTTCATTCCGTTCATCACCGAGCGGCTGTGGATCACGCTGACCGGCGGCGAGTCGCTGGTGGTCGCGGGCTGGCCGATCCCGGCCGAGCTGGGCCTGCCATCGCCCGATCCGCAGGCCGACGCCCGTATCGAGGACGTGCAGAAGCTGGTCACCGAGATCCGCCGGTTCCGTTCCGACCAGGGGCTGAAGCCGGGGCAGCGGGTGGCGACCCGGCTGGTCGGTCCCGGCTTCGCGGCGCTCGCCGACCACGAAGGCGCGGTGCGCGCACTCGCACGGCTGAGCGAGGCGGGGGAGGGCTTCACGGCCACGGCGTCGCTGGAGGTGGCGCTGTCAGCGGGCATGGTGACCGTCGAGGTGGACACCTCGGGGACGATCGACGTGGCCGCCGAACGCAAGCGCTTGCTGAAGGACCTGGCAGCGGCGGAGAAGGAGCTCAAGCAGACCGAGGGCAAGCTGGGCAACCAGGCGTTCCTGGAGAAGGCGCCCGCGGATGTGGTGGACAAGATTCGCGCCCGCCGGGACACCGCCGCGGCCGATATCGAGCGCATCAACGCCAGGTTGTCGAGCCTTCCCGCCTGA
- a CDS encoding ferredoxin has translation MIEADRDICIAAGVCAMTAPDVFDQDDDGIVVLRTDNPGPDNAEAAREAVDSCPSGALRLRDT, from the coding sequence GTGATCGAAGCCGACCGAGACATCTGCATCGCCGCCGGGGTCTGCGCGATGACCGCGCCGGACGTGTTCGACCAGGACGACGACGGCATAGTGGTGCTGCGTACCGACAACCCCGGACCCGACAACGCCGAAGCCGCGCGGGAGGCCGTGGACTCGTGCCCGTCAGGGGCGCTCAGGCTGCGCGATACGTGA